The Arthrobacter sp. D5-1 genome segment ACGCACCAGGAGCTGGCCGGACGCACGGTCAGCCTTCAAGTCCACTCTTGCCACGACATCATCCCTGAGGAGGAATGGGAGAACGTAGTAGCCGAACTTACGCTTGGCCGCGGGGGTGTAGATCTCAATCCGGTAGTGGAAGCCGAACAGTTCCTCAAGACGCCGTCGCTCAAAGACCAGCGAGTCGAACGGGCTCAGCAGTGCACGCCCGACGGCCCTGCGTGGAATCCTGGCATTGACGTGTTTGTAGGTTTCCCTGTCCCAACCACGCACAGAGACCGGATGGAGGCGCCCTGCACGGACCAATCGCTGGACCGAGTCCGCTCCGGCTTTCAGGGGCGTACGGAAGTAGTCGGAAAAGCAGCGTACAGTGCCGATGCCATGTGCCTGGGCGGCCGCGTCCATCAGGCGGTCGAGCGCTTCTTCGGGAGTGCCCCCGGGCTGTGCCATGGCAGGAACAACCTTGGAGGTCAGGGTGTACTTGCGTTCGAATTGCTGTGTGCGTGAGGCGGCAGAAATCCGTCCCTGTTCAAACAGATGTTCAAGGACCCGCTTAACGATGTTCCAATTCCATCCCCAGTTGCCACGGTCAGCTTCCTCATTGTGTCCGAGCTCGGCCGTCAGTTCGGAGGCCGTCATGGGTCGTCCGGCTGTGAGTGCAGCAAGAATACGGCCTTCCATGTCCTGACGGACAAGGGGCTCAAGGTTGTGGGCGCCCACCCAGCCCCGCTTTTGCCACACCAGGAGGTCATGAAAGTGCTCCGGGCGGATAAAGCTTGCCTCGTGTGCCCAGTACTCCATCATCCTGCGGGGTTTCCGCCCGGCCATGGCATGGAGGATGCGGGGGTCGTAGTCACCCAGACGGGAGAAGAACGGCAGGTAGTGGCTTCGTGCCACCACGTTCACGGAGTCGATTTGGACAAGCTGGAGTTGGGCAAAGGTCCGGCCCACCGCCCGTGATGTCACGGGGCCGGCGGGCCGGGTCTTTGCCAATCCTTGAGCTGCCAATGCGATCCGCCGTGCCTGTGACAGGCTCAGCGAAGCGGTCATGGAAGTCCCTTCATGCAGGAAAAGTGGGCCTACTTGGCGGTGGACGCCTCATCATCGGAACGGTAAGCGTGGATCTTCTCTTCCACAGCCTCCTCGCCCGGTTCGCAGGTGGAGTCGAGGGTGATTACTCCGTAGGTCCAGCCATTGCGCCTGTAGACAACCGACGGCGCGTTGGTTTCCTTGTCCAGGAAAAGGTAGAAGTTGTGGCCAACGAGTTCCATATTGTCCACAGCGTCATCCAGTGTCAGGGAAGCTGCGGGGAAGACTTTCCGGCGGATCAGGACGGGTGAATCGCCTGCCGGAATATCGTTCTCGATCTCATAAGGAGAACGCTCGTCTGCGGTGGGAACGGATTCCTGGTGGTTGCTCGCCTCGACGTAGAGTGGTTCGCTCGCGCTGGCTGGCTCGAGTGTTGCGGTGGCCTCCCGCACGGCTTTCGGCGTGTGGCGTCCGTGGTGCACCTTTTTCCGGTCTTTCGCACGGCGAAGCCTCTCAAGAAGCTTGTTGTACGCGAGATCGAAGGCAGCGAATTTGTCAGCGGCTGTCGCCTCGGCACGGATGACGGGGCCGCGGCCCAGGACTGTCACTTCTACGGTGAGCTGGCCTGGCGTCTGGCGCGGGTTGGTTTCCTTGGAAACCTTTGCGTCGACTCGCTGGACCTTATCCCCCAGCGATTCAATCTTTGAGATTTTCTCGCCGGCGTATTCGCGAAAGCGGTCAGAAACTGTGAGATTTCGTCCGCTGATCATGAACTCCATGGTGCCCTCCAAATAACTCAGGTGACACGACAACGACGCTGGTGGGGGCTAGTCTGACGGACAGTCGAGCCCCTTTCCGAGCCGCTATCGACAGGTACATCTGTTCTTGGTACCCACAACCGACGTTAGTTCATCGCCACGCGTTATTCATCCTTTAGTCACTTATTTTTTGATTGAGTCTTAAGGACTTAACAGGGATCGCGCCTTGCACTGTTGAAAGCAT includes the following:
- the raiA gene encoding ribosome-associated translation inhibitor RaiA yields the protein MEFMISGRNLTVSDRFREYAGEKISKIESLGDKVQRVDAKVSKETNPRQTPGQLTVEVTVLGRGPVIRAEATAADKFAAFDLAYNKLLERLRRAKDRKKVHHGRHTPKAVREATATLEPASASEPLYVEASNHQESVPTADERSPYEIENDIPAGDSPVLIRRKVFPAASLTLDDAVDNMELVGHNFYLFLDKETNAPSVVYRRNGWTYGVITLDSTCEPGEEAVEEKIHAYRSDDEASTAK
- a CDS encoding crosslink repair DNA glycosylase YcaQ family protein translates to MTASLSLSQARRIALAAQGLAKTRPAGPVTSRAVGRTFAQLQLVQIDSVNVVARSHYLPFFSRLGDYDPRILHAMAGRKPRRMMEYWAHEASFIRPEHFHDLLVWQKRGWVGAHNLEPLVRQDMEGRILAALTAGRPMTASELTAELGHNEEADRGNWGWNWNIVKRVLEHLFEQGRISAASRTQQFERKYTLTSKVVPAMAQPGGTPEEALDRLMDAAAQAHGIGTVRCFSDYFRTPLKAGADSVQRLVRAGRLHPVSVRGWDRETYKHVNARIPRRAVGRALLSPFDSLVFERRRLEELFGFHYRIEIYTPAAKRKFGYYVLPFLLRDDVVARVDLKADRASGQLLVRSAFAEVGAPADTAVELAAELELMCAWLRLQEVVVWPVGDLAGVLTQAVADRADGRGGPLHADSPLRGERGHVALVSPVD